The Nostoc cf. commune SO-36 genomic sequence CAATTCTTGCTCTTTATACCACACCACTGGCGAAATCGGCATCTGAGCAACGCTTTGTACCCACTCGCTTAAAGAAGCGCTACTACATTCATAGAGATTTTGTAGTATTTGTAAATCATGCTGAACTGCTGCTATTAAAGCCGGAGACAAATCTTCAAATTTTCGCTGTTGGGCTAGCCTTGTAAAGGGATTCTCACAGAAGAGAAGTTGAGTAATTAAATAGTCTTCCCAGTTCTGGTTTTTAGCAGCCAAAGCGTAGAAGTAATTGCCATAGGCTTGGAGACAACCCCGTGCATCGGCTTCAGTGTAACGTATAGCTTGTAACAGTTCTAGAAATGCTATCCCCACTTCGCCTTGAAGAACTGACTGGTACAGTAAAAGTGAGGCTGCTTGGCGCTGGAGATGTTGAACCTTTGTATATGAGGAAGTACTTGCCATTGGCATCGCTTGATTATCCATCAATCAACTGTGTGGTATAGCTAAATAGCTATGGTAAATTGTCTGCTGACCCTGGCAGTAAAGTCAAAGTCTACATAGGTTTTAACAATGAATTTAGGTATAATTGCTGCTTTTGCCTACGGTATATTAGCGATTGTTGGTGGCATTATTGGTTACGTTCAGGCTACAAGTATAGTTTCACTGCTAAGTGGTAGTATTAGCGGTTTATTACTACTACTTGCCGCTTTCTTTCAACTCCAAGGGCAAACCTGGGGTTCAACTT encodes the following:
- a CDS encoding TMEM14 family protein encodes the protein MNLGIIAAFAYGILAIVGGIIGYVQATSIVSLLSGSISGLLLLLAAFFQLQGQTWGSTLAVLVTAALVVFFAFRLAKTRKFMPAGLMTILGVLALAVMVNQMMAFR